DNA from Brevibacterium sp. 'Marine':
CCAGGTCGAGCTCGGCCTGGGCATGGTTCTCGAGGATGCGATGAGCGGCTATGTCGGTGCGGTCGTCGGCGCGGAGAAGACCACGGCCGGTGTCGTCGTCAAGCTCGAGGACCGCGTCGGCAAGGTCCGGGCCTTCCCCTTGGGACCGGGTTTCCTCCTCGAAGGTCAGCCCGTCGATGTGCAGCTGCCGAAGAAGGAGGCGCAGCAGCCCGGGCGGACGGCTTCCGGGTCTCGCGCCGTGGTCGGGGCGAAGGCCCGGGTGGCTCGTGGATCGCGGATCTGGGTGGAGGGCAAGCACGATGCCGAGCTCGTCGAGAAGATCTGGGGCGATGATCTGCGCATCGAAGGCGTCGTCGTCGAACCCCTGGGCGGTCTCGACGACGTCGCCGACAAGCTCGCAGCCTTCGGTCCGGATCGCGAGCATCGGGTCGGTGTCCTCGCCGACCATCTGGTGACCGGGACGAAGGAATCGAAGATCGCCGAGGCGGTCCGTGCCGATCCGCGCTACCGCGATGTCGTCCATATCATCGGCCACCCCTACGTCGATATCTGGCAGGCGGTGAAGCCCCATGTCGTCGGCATCCGGCAATGGCCGGTCGTCCCCCGCGGTGAGGATTGGAAGACGGGAATACTGCGTCGCATCGGATGGCCGCACGCCGATCATCGGGACGTCGCTCGCGGCTGGGTGCGCATCCTCGGGAAGGTCAGCACCATCGCCGATGTCGAACCGACGCTGTCGGGTCGGGTCGAGGAACTCATCGATTTCGTCACCGTCGGCTGAGTGACTTCGGTGGTGCGGCGCGGTGGCCCGCGGTGGTCACGCGGATCTGTCGACGTGTGCCGAAACTGTCACAGGAGTGAGGCTTCCCCGACATCCTCGGGACACCCGGCTCGGATAGTGTGAATGGCAGACGTTCTTCGAAAGGATCCCCATGTCGCACCACCCCGAGCAGCCGGGCAGCCGGCCGATGCCGCCGAACTACTCTCAGGCCTCCGGCCCGCAGCAGCCTTACGCGTCGCAGGGCCGGCAGTATTCTCAGCCGCAGACGCACAGTGGGCAGCCGGGATATGGTGGGCAGCCGGGGTACGGCTCACATCATTCGTTCGGCGCACAGCCTGGATATGGCGCGCAGCCGGGCTACGGCGCACAGCCTGGATATGGCGCGCAGCCTGGTTTCGGCATGCCGCAGATGCACAACCCGGCGATGTTCGACTCCCGCTCTCTGCCCGAGCAGGCGTACGGACCCGGCTCCGAACAGTTCTGGATGGCCCCCGAACCCGATCGGACCACGGCTCTGTGGACCCACCTCGGCGCGCTTCTCTTCGGCTTCATGCCGCTCATCATGTTCCTCGTGAAGAAGGACGAGTCGCCGTTCGTCCGCGAGCATTCGCGTCAGGGGCTCAATGCGCTGATCACGAACACGATCGTCACCGTCGGTGCCCTCTTCGTCTTCGGCATCCTCGGTTTCATCCTGGCATTGGTGACCTTCGGGATCGGCATCATCATCATGTACGCAGCGTTCATCGTCCCACTGGTCTACTGCGTCCTCTACATCATTGCGGCCGTCGCAGCGAACAGGGGCGAGGGGTATAAGTTTCCGCTCACCTTCAACTTCGTGAAGTGACCATCCCCCGTCATCCCGCGCACTCTGGGACAGCCCGCTCTCCCTGGGCTAATGTGGAGTGATCGCACACTCTGAAGGGACTCTCATGTCGGACAACCCGCAGCAGCCGAGCAACGGACAGTCACAGCCGATGCCTCCGAACTATTCCCCGCAGTCGGGCTCGCAGCAGCCGTATACCCAGCAGCCACCGCAGGGTTCGCAGCCGCAGCAGAGTGGTCCGGCCCAGTACGGCTCTCAGCCGCCGAACCCTCAGCGGGGATCTCAGCCCGGATACGGCTCGCAGCAGCCCTACGGCGCTCCCCAGGGACAGCCGCAGGCGGGATACGGTTTCCAAGGAGCATCCTCGGCGCAGTCGGCTGCCGCCGGTGTTCCCATGGGAGCAGAACTTCCGGATGCCGCCTACGGTCCGAACACACTCGGATTCTGGAACGCCGATCAGAGCGAACGCACCACTGCACTGTGGTCACACCTCGCGCACGCCGCCACCTACGTCGTCGGCGTCGGCTGGATCGTCACCCTCATCCTCTTCATCATCAACAAGGACAAGTCGCCGTTCCTCCGCCATCATGGCGCGCAGTCGCTGAATCTGCTGATCATCGGTGTCATCGCCGGATTCGGCATCGGCCTGATCGGCGGAATCCTCACGATCGTCGGCATCGGCCTCCTCATCCTGCTGCTCCTGCCGGTGCTCTCGATCTACATGATCGTCATCGAGATCATCGCCGGAATGGCAGCCAACCGCGGCGAGGGCTACCGCATTCCGATGACGCCGAACTGGATCAAGTGATCTGGCGCTGCCCGATGGTCCCACCGGCGCAGATTCGCTGAGCAGCTCGCCTCGCCACCCGATCCGGACGGCGGGGCGAGACTCATTCACACGTATTCGGTGAGGATGCGCACCATATAGTCGGCCATGAGACGCCCCTGCAGGGTGGGCTGGAACCAGCCGGCCGCTGCGCCATCCGCGTCGAGCAGTCCCTGCTTGATGAACGTCCTGATCGCCTGCTGGCTGCCCGGTGCCAGAGAGTCCAGGCGCAGCTCCCGGTCGATCCTGGCTGCGAGCATGATCCGTTCGATCTCCCGGGTCTGGTCATCGAGGACCTCCCGCCCGATCGACGGGGACTCTCCCGCCACCAACCGATCAGCCCAAGCACGCGGATGTTTGGCGTTCCAGAACCGGACTCCCCCGACGTGTGAGTGGGCTCCGGGTCCGAAGCCCCACCAGTCGGCATTGCGCCAATAGGCCAGATTGTGCTCACAACGAGTATCGGGACCGGTCGACCAATTGCTCACTTCGTACCACTGCAGACCGGCAGCGGAGATCGCGGCGTCGGCGATCTCGTACTTATCGGCTAAGTCGTCGTCATCGGGCATCGGCAGTTCGCCGCGACGAACCATCGCGCCCATCTTCGTTCCCGGCTCGACGATGAGGGAATACGCCGAGATGTGATCGACCTCGTTGGACAGGGCCACGTCGAGAGAGCGACGCCAATCGTCGATCGACTCCCCCGGGGTGCCGTAGATAAGGTCGAGGCTGAGCTCCAAGCCGACATCCTTGACCCAGCGGGCCACCTCGGGGATCTTCTCCGGATCGTGGGTGCGGTCCAAGGTCGCGAGCACGTGCGGCACGGCCGACTGCATCCCCATGGAGATGCGGTTGAAACCGGCTCCGGCGAGGGTCGCGATGTAGGCGGGGTCCAAGGTGTCGGGGTTGGCTTCGGTGGTGACTTCGACATTCCCGGCCAAGCGGAAGCGGGCGCGGACATCGTCCATCACCCCGGCGAGCACGTCGGCTGCGAGCAAGGTCGGGGTGCCCCCGCCGAAGAAGATCGTCGAGACCTCACGATTGCCCGCCCCCGCCTCGGCGAGGGTGGACACGGACAGATCGAGCTCACGGGCGAGATTGCTGCGGTAATCCTCGCGGGACGCGCCTGGACCGAGGTCGTCGGCGGTGTAGGTGTTGAAGTCGCAGTAGCCGCAGCGGACCCGGCAGTACGGGACGTGGATGTAGAGGCTCAGCCCCCGCTCGGCGGCCCCGATCCCCACCGATGTCGGCAGCGAACCGTCGCGCGGAGGGACCTCACCGGTCGGTTGTGCGGGCACTTACTTCTTGCTGTCCTTCGTCTCCGGCTCGTCGGAGGACAGGGCCGCGATGAACGCCTCCTGCGGAACCTCAACGGTGCCGACCACCTTCATCCGCTTCTTGCCTTCCTTCTGCTTCTCGAGCAGTTTGCGCTTACGGCTGATGTCGCCGCCGTAGCACTTCGACAGCACGTCCTTGCGGATGGCGCGGATGGTCTCACGGGCGATGATGCGAGAGCCGATGGCCGCCTGGATGGGCACCTCGAACTGCTGGCGCGGGATGAGCTTGCGCAGCTTCCCGGCCATCGCCACACCGTAGGAGTAGGCGTTGTCGCGGTGGACGATCGCGGAGAACGCATCGACCTGGTCGCCGTGCAGCAGGATGTCGACCTTGACGAGATCCGACGGATCCTCCCCGTCATCGGAGTAGTCGAGCGTCGCATAGCCCTTGGTCCGTGATTTGAGCTGGTCGAAGAAGTCGAAGACGATCTCGGCCAACGGCAGGCGGTAGCGGATCTCCACGCGGTCCGAGGACAGGTAGTCCATGCCCTGCAAGTTGCCCCGACGGGTCTGGCACAGCTCCATCACCGCACCGATGTAGTCGCTCGGAGTGAGGATCGTCGCCCGGACCATGGGCTCTCTGACTTCCTTGACCTTACCCGTGGGGAATTCGCTCGGGTTCGTCACCGTCGTCTCGGTCCCGTCCTCCATGGTCACGTCGTATATCACGCTCGGTGCCGTCGAGATGAGGTCGAGGTTGTATTCGCGCTCGAGCCGATCGCGGAGGACTTCGAGGTGCAGGAGGCCGAGGAAGCCGCAGCGGAAGCCGAAGCCCAGCGCAGTGGACGTCTCGGGCTCGTAGGCCAGGGAGGCATCGTTGAGTTTGATCTTGTCCAGCGCGTCACGCAGCACCGGGTAGTCGGAGCCGTCGATCGGGAACAGACCCGAATACACCATCGGCTGCGGCTCCTTGTAGCCCTCGAGCGGTTCCGGTGCGGGAGACGCGGCCAGCGTGACGGTATCGCCGACCTTCGACAGCCGGACGTCTTTGACGCCGGTGATGAGGTAGCCGACCTCACCGACGCCGAGGCCTTTCGTCGCCTTCGGCTCTGGTGAGGAGACGCCGATCTCGAGCAGTTCGTGAGTGCTGCCGGTCGACATCATCTCGATCTTCTCGCGCGGCTTGAGGGAACCGTCGACGAGCCGAACGTAGGTGACCACACCGCGGTAGGTGTCGTAGACGGAGTCGAAGATCATGGCACGGGCCGGGGCGTCGGCGTCGCCGACGGGTGCGGGGATATCGGTGATGATGCGGTCGAGGACCTCCTCGACGCCTTCACCGGTCTTGCCGGACACGAGCAGGCAGTCCTCGGGTTCGCAGCCGATGAGGTTGGCGAGCTCTTCCGCGTATTTCTCCGGCTGTGCGGCCGGCAGGTCGATCTTGTTGAGCACGGGAATGATCGTCAGATCGTTCTCCATGGCCAGGTACAGGTTGGCCAGCGTCTGGGCTTCGATGCCCTGAGCGGAGTCGACGAGCAGCAGTGCGCCTTCGCAGGCGGCCAGTGATCGCGAGACCTCGTAGCTGAAGTCGACGTGGCCGGGAGTGTCGATCATGTTGAGCGCGTACGGGGTCTCCGCGTGTTCCCACGGCATGCGCACGGCCTGGGACTTGATGGTGATTCCGCGTTCGCGTTCGATGTCCATCCGGTCGAGGTACTGGGCACGCATATCGCGGTTCTCGACGACGCCGGTCATCTGGAGCATGCGATCGGCCAGGGTCGATTTGCCGTGATCGATATGAGCGATGATGCAGAAATTGCGAATCAGCTCGGGTGAGGTGGCAGACGGTGAGATCCGCTGTGCAGCTTCCTTATTCACCTGAGGTGACATGAACGCCCTTCCTTCGACAGACCGAGTCCCCGGACAGACCCGATCTCCTATTGTTTCATGACTTGTGCACGGACCTGGAATCCACGGGCGGGCACGCCCTGATCGCCCGGGTCTTTCGCGATTCGCCTCCGCTGAGGCGTGCCGATGCATGTGCCGGACCGTGCCGATCGGGGAAGATGGTGGCATGAGCGAATTCCGGGTCATGAGTTTCAACCTCCGCTATCCCGCCATGGACGGACATCCGGTGGCCGAGCGGCTGCCGATCGCCGCCGAGCTCATCCGGCGCGCACGTCCGCACCTCATCGGCACCCAGGAGGGCGAACTCGACCAGCTCGAGACGCTCATCAGACTGCTGCCCGAGGAGTACATCTGGCTCGGAGAGGGCCACTCCGGCGGCAACTCCGGCGAGTTCACAGCCGTGATCCTCGATTCGAAGCGCTTCGACGTCGAAGCCGTCGACATCAGCTGGCTGTCCGAACAGCCCGACACGGTCGCCTCGGAGTCATGGGGAGTCTCCCACGCGCGCACCCTGACTACGGTCGATGTCCGCGACCTCGACTCCGAACGACGGCTGCGTGTACTCAACACCCACCTCGATCACAAGTCCGAGCGCGCGCGTCTCGAGTCCGGTCGGATCATGGCCGAGTCCATCGCCGAGGCGGCCCATCCCTGCGTGGTCACCGGTGACTTCAATGTCGCCACCGGTTCCCCGGTCTACGACTTCTTCTGCACCGAACTCGGCCTCACCGACACCGCCGCGGAAGTGCCCGGGGAGGATATCGGCACCTTCCATCGCTACACAGGCCCGAAAGCCGGTGAGCCGCGCATCGACTGGATCCTGACCACCCCGGGCCTGCGCACGGTGTCCACTCGCATCGACACGTTCGACATCGACGGGAAGTACCCCTCCGACCACTTCCCCGTCGAGGCGGTCCTCGAATTCTCGTGACCGTGGCGGCTCGATCGCCCGCCCATTACGGCTCGTTCGCTTGACCGGGTCGGCACACAGTTCTTGCAGCCTGTGACAGCCTGCTCGTTTAGGCTGGAGACATGAACTGGAAATCACTGGTCAATCGGGCCGCGAGAATCGGAGTCCGGGAGGGGCTGCGCTACCTGCGGCAGTCACAGTCGAAGAAGAACTCAAAAGGCGCATCGCAGCCCACGGATGCCCGCCGGCCGGATACTGCACGGTCGGGCGGCGGAGGTGCCGCCTCGGCGGGTACTGCCGATCGTTCCGCCTCGAGCGGCCAGGGCGGATCGGGTTCGTACCCCGGCGATTACACGGGCTCGATCACGGTCAGCTACTCCCCCGATCTCGACGGCGATGCCGATCCGGGAGAAGTCGTCTGGGGATGGGTGCCGTTCGAAGAGGACCATACGCAGGGCAAGGATCGGCCCTCGCTGATCGTCGGCCGTGACGGCCGATGGGTGCTCGCACTCATGCTCACCAGCAAAGATCACATCCCCGGCGGCGTCGGCGAGGTTCGTCAGGACCGGCACGCCACATGGATGAACATCGGTACCGGGGACTGGGATTCACAGGGCCGGCCCTCTGAGCTCCGTCTCGATCGGATCATTCGGCTCGACCCCGATTCGATCCGCAGAGAGGGCGCGATCATGCCCCGTGACGTGTTCGACCGGGTGGCCGAGCACATCTCCGGCTGAGACCCGGCACACCTGCCGGGCCGAGGCCTGGTGTTGCCTGAGCGGGCGGGCGGCAAAGGGATTTCCGGCCCGGGACTCGAGGCTGTATCATAGGTGATTGTGTCTTCATCAAGGCGTGTGTCTCGCCGAGGTCGGGTGAAGATGCCGTCGGATTCGATGTCGTCGATGTGTTTCCCCGCGGAGATGATCCTGTCGGTTCGATGCGCCCTCACGACCATGTACCACTAACACGAAAGAGTGTTGAAATTGGCTAATATCAAGTCCCAGATCAAGCGGATCAAGACCAACGAGAAGGCTCGTCAGCGCAACAAGGCTGTCCGGTCCGAGGTTCGGTCCTACGTCCGCGTCGTTCGCGAGAACATTGCTGCCGGCAACAAGGAAGAGGCACAGCAGGCTTATGCTGTGGCTGCCCGCAAGCTCGACAAGGCTGTTTCGAAGGGTGTTCTGCACAAGAACAACGCTGCGAACCGCAAGTCGCGCCTGTCCACGCAGATCAACGCTCTCTGAGCGCACGACTGAGGCTATAGCTTCACGGGGTCCGAACCACACGGTTCGGACCCCGTTCTCGTCCCCTATTGCTACCTGACGGCGGCCCAGCAACCTCGCGCGAGGTTGCTGGGCCGCCGTCAGGTAGTAATTAGCGGAGGCGGGCGAGGCGGGCGACTTCTGAGACGAACCATTCGACAGCGTAGACGGGGTCGCGCCCTCCGCCCTTGACGGCCGCGTCGGCCTCGGCCGCGGCGATGAGCGACTGGCCCAGTGCCACCTCGTTCCACCGCCTCACCTCCCGGCGGGCACGGTCGACCTGCCACGGCGCCATCTTCAGCTCCGAGGCCAGCTCCCCGCTGGTGCCGGAGAATCCCTGCACCTTCGCCATGCCGCGCAGCTTCATCGCCACTGCCGCCACGAGCGGGACCGGATCGGACCCGGTCGACAGCGCATGCCTGAGCAGACTCAGCGCGTTCTTCGCATCACCGGCCACGGCCGCATCGGCGACCTTGAAGCCGGTGGCCTCGACCCGCCCGCCGTAGTACTGGTCGACGACCTCGGCGGTGATCGTGCCTTCGGTGTCTTCGATGAGCTGGTCGACTCCGGCATTGAGTTCGGCCAGATCGGAGCCCAGCGCCGACATGAGCGCGGCCATTCCCGCTTCGTCGATGCGTCGCTTCGCGGTCTTGAACCGGGTCTGAGCGAACTTCGCCCGATCGCTTTCGTTCTTCAGCACCGCCGCGTCGACGCG
Protein-coding regions in this window:
- a CDS encoding endonuclease/exonuclease/phosphatase family protein; its protein translation is MSEFRVMSFNLRYPAMDGHPVAERLPIAAELIRRARPHLIGTQEGELDQLETLIRLLPEEYIWLGEGHSGGNSGEFTAVILDSKRFDVEAVDISWLSEQPDTVASESWGVSHARTLTTVDVRDLDSERRLRVLNTHLDHKSERARLESGRIMAESIAEAAHPCVVTGDFNVATGSPVYDFFCTELGLTDTAAEVPGEDIGTFHRYTGPKAGEPRIDWILTTPGLRTVSTRIDTFDIDGKYPSDHFPVEAVLEFS
- the holA gene encoding DNA polymerase III subunit delta; translated protein: MAVKKTLIPWSSAKPAPVVMISGGESVLVRMAKDRIVSAARKQDPEEIEFDAAGYQAGELAMAASPSLFSASKLIVVDAVEKCSEDFLKDALDYLDAPNDDAVVVLLHAGGNRGAKLIKKLDSAGFPRVDAAVLKNESDRAKFAQTRFKTAKRRIDEAGMAALMSALGSDLAELNAGVDQLIEDTEGTITAEVVDQYYGGRVEATGFKVADAAVAGDAKNALSLLRHALSTGSDPVPLVAAVAMKLRGMAKVQGFSGTSGELASELKMAPWQVDRARREVRRWNEVALGQSLIAAAEADAAVKGGGRDPVYAVEWFVSEVARLARLR
- the lepA gene encoding translation elongation factor 4, with the translated sequence MSPQVNKEAAQRISPSATSPELIRNFCIIAHIDHGKSTLADRMLQMTGVVENRDMRAQYLDRMDIERERGITIKSQAVRMPWEHAETPYALNMIDTPGHVDFSYEVSRSLAACEGALLLVDSAQGIEAQTLANLYLAMENDLTIIPVLNKIDLPAAQPEKYAEELANLIGCEPEDCLLVSGKTGEGVEEVLDRIITDIPAPVGDADAPARAMIFDSVYDTYRGVVTYVRLVDGSLKPREKIEMMSTGSTHELLEIGVSSPEPKATKGLGVGEVGYLITGVKDVRLSKVGDTVTLAASPAPEPLEGYKEPQPMVYSGLFPIDGSDYPVLRDALDKIKLNDASLAYEPETSTALGFGFRCGFLGLLHLEVLRDRLEREYNLDLISTAPSVIYDVTMEDGTETTVTNPSEFPTGKVKEVREPMVRATILTPSDYIGAVMELCQTRRGNLQGMDYLSSDRVEIRYRLPLAEIVFDFFDQLKSRTKGYATLDYSDDGEDPSDLVKVDILLHGDQVDAFSAIVHRDNAYSYGVAMAGKLRKLIPRQQFEVPIQAAIGSRIIARETIRAIRKDVLSKCYGGDISRKRKLLEKQKEGKKRMKVVGTVEVPQEAFIAALSSDEPETKDSKK
- the rpsT gene encoding 30S ribosomal protein S20, which translates into the protein MANIKSQIKRIKTNEKARQRNKAVRSEVRSYVRVVRENIAAGNKEEAQQAYAVAARKLDKAVSKGVLHKNNAANRKSRLSTQINAL
- a CDS encoding DUF4870 domain-containing protein; protein product: MSHHPEQPGSRPMPPNYSQASGPQQPYASQGRQYSQPQTHSGQPGYGGQPGYGSHHSFGAQPGYGAQPGYGAQPGYGAQPGFGMPQMHNPAMFDSRSLPEQAYGPGSEQFWMAPEPDRTTALWTHLGALLFGFMPLIMFLVKKDESPFVREHSRQGLNALITNTIVTVGALFVFGILGFILALVTFGIGIIIMYAAFIVPLVYCVLYIIAAVAANRGEGYKFPLTFNFVK
- a CDS encoding DUF4870 domain-containing protein, translating into MSDNPQQPSNGQSQPMPPNYSPQSGSQQPYTQQPPQGSQPQQSGPAQYGSQPPNPQRGSQPGYGSQQPYGAPQGQPQAGYGFQGASSAQSAAAGVPMGAELPDAAYGPNTLGFWNADQSERTTALWSHLAHAATYVVGVGWIVTLILFIINKDKSPFLRHHGAQSLNLLIIGVIAGFGIGLIGGILTIVGIGLLILLLLPVLSIYMIVIEIIAGMAANRGEGYRIPMTPNWIK
- a CDS encoding DUF3097 family protein, which codes for MPVNAFDRYGPDVLSGSSPSSHRPKKSRQVELGLGMVLEDAMSGYVGAVVGAEKTTAGVVVKLEDRVGKVRAFPLGPGFLLEGQPVDVQLPKKEAQQPGRTASGSRAVVGAKARVARGSRIWVEGKHDAELVEKIWGDDLRIEGVVVEPLGGLDDVADKLAAFGPDREHRVGVLADHLVTGTKESKIAEAVRADPRYRDVVHIIGHPYVDIWQAVKPHVVGIRQWPVVPRGEDWKTGILRRIGWPHADHRDVARGWVRILGKVSTIADVEPTLSGRVEELIDFVTVG
- a CDS encoding type II toxin-antitoxin system PemK/MazF family toxin is translated as MNWKSLVNRAARIGVREGLRYLRQSQSKKNSKGASQPTDARRPDTARSGGGGAASAGTADRSASSGQGGSGSYPGDYTGSITVSYSPDLDGDADPGEVVWGWVPFEEDHTQGKDRPSLIVGRDGRWVLALMLTSKDHIPGGVGEVRQDRHATWMNIGTGDWDSQGRPSELRLDRIIRLDPDSIRREGAIMPRDVFDRVAEHISG
- the hemW gene encoding radical SAM family heme chaperone HemW, with the protein product MPAQPTGEVPPRDGSLPTSVGIGAAERGLSLYIHVPYCRVRCGYCDFNTYTADDLGPGASREDYRSNLARELDLSVSTLAEAGAGNREVSTIFFGGGTPTLLAADVLAGVMDDVRARFRLAGNVEVTTEANPDTLDPAYIATLAGAGFNRISMGMQSAVPHVLATLDRTHDPEKIPEVARWVKDVGLELSLDLIYGTPGESIDDWRRSLDVALSNEVDHISAYSLIVEPGTKMGAMVRRGELPMPDDDDLADKYEIADAAISAAGLQWYEVSNWSTGPDTRCEHNLAYWRNADWWGFGPGAHSHVGGVRFWNAKHPRAWADRLVAGESPSIGREVLDDQTREIERIMLAARIDRELRLDSLAPGSQQAIRTFIKQGLLDADGAAAGWFQPTLQGRLMADYMVRILTEYV